In Sulfitobacter albidus, the following proteins share a genomic window:
- a CDS encoding ABC transporter permease, which yields MGLFILRRLGVMLLTALCLTFIVFWLTNLYPNLEKLAKTQGNFRMSDEAVASYLGDRGYLQPLPVKFAQWMGVAPGWVTEQEDGTTFGRCFTASTPEEERDTFCGVLQGDWGFSTVFKEDVGEIVATRLAATGKLMGFVLLLMVPMALLIGVLAGMREGSKLDRSLSTVSIVTTATPEYVSGVIFIAVFASSAFGLKWFKGSATTAMENATFENFFLPVLTISLYGMGYIARMTRASMTEVMTAQYIRTARLKGVSFGNIVLKHALRNALIAPFTVIMLQIPWLLNGVVIVETLFNYKGFGWTLVQAAGNNDIELLLAVSVVSVIVVLLTQLISDIGYVFLNPRIRIS from the coding sequence ATGGGACTTTTCATTCTGCGACGGTTGGGCGTGATGCTGCTGACGGCCCTGTGCCTGACGTTTATCGTTTTCTGGCTGACCAACCTCTACCCGAACCTCGAAAAACTGGCCAAAACCCAAGGTAACTTCCGCATGAGCGATGAGGCCGTGGCCTCCTATCTCGGCGATCGCGGCTATTTGCAGCCCCTGCCGGTGAAATTCGCGCAATGGATGGGTGTGGCGCCCGGATGGGTCACCGAACAGGAGGACGGCACCACCTTTGGCCGCTGCTTTACCGCCAGCACGCCCGAGGAAGAGCGCGACACCTTCTGCGGCGTGCTTCAGGGCGATTGGGGCTTTTCCACCGTGTTCAAGGAGGACGTGGGCGAGATCGTGGCAACCCGCCTGGCCGCCACAGGCAAGCTGATGGGGTTTGTGCTGCTGCTCATGGTGCCGATGGCGCTGCTGATCGGCGTACTGGCCGGGATGCGCGAGGGGTCCAAGCTGGACCGGTCGCTGTCGACGGTGAGTATCGTGACCACGGCGACGCCTGAATATGTCTCGGGCGTGATCTTCATAGCGGTCTTTGCCTCGTCTGCCTTCGGGCTCAAATGGTTCAAGGGCTCCGCCACCACCGCGATGGAGAACGCCACGTTCGAGAATTTCTTTCTGCCGGTGCTGACGATCTCGCTGTATGGGATGGGCTATATCGCGCGGATGACCCGCGCGAGCATGACCGAGGTGATGACCGCGCAATACATCCGCACGGCGCGGCTCAAGGGTGTGAGTTTTGGTAATATCGTTCTGAAACACGCGCTCAGGAACGCGCTGATCGCGCCTTTCACGGTGATCATGTTGCAGATCCCGTGGCTTTTGAACGGTGTGGTGATCGTCGAGACGCTGTTCAACTACAAGGGCTTCGGCTGGACGCTGGTACAGGCGGCGGGCAACAACGATATCGAGCTGCTGCTGGCGGTGTCGGTCGTGTCGGTGATCGTGGTGCTGCTGACGCAGCTGATCTCCGACATCGGCTACGTGTTCCTCAACCCGCGCATCCGCATTTCATAA
- a CDS encoding tyrosine recombinase: MSGTWISAFLEAQAAELGAARNTLLAYGRDLKDFEAWLAGKGAGFDTADRAQVEAYLIHCDAQGLAKSTRARRLSSIKQLYRFAFEEGLRSDNPAIQIAGPGQDKRLPKVLSVEEVDRLLDAARGLGRTPADRLRNTCLMELLYATGMRVTELVSLPVAAARGDPRLLLILGKGGKERMVPLSPDARDALAAWLIQRDSDEAAARAAKPTPASRFLFPSRGVAGHLTRHRFYLLIKEIAVAAGVSPDKVTPHTLRHAFATHLLAGGADLRAIQTMLGHADVATTEIYTHVLDARLAELVLDHHPLSETGTRKGSGKTSSDGQ, encoded by the coding sequence ATGAGCGGCACGTGGATCTCTGCCTTTCTGGAGGCACAGGCGGCAGAGCTGGGGGCCGCGCGTAACACGTTGCTGGCCTACGGGCGCGATCTGAAGGATTTCGAGGCGTGGCTGGCGGGCAAGGGTGCTGGCTTCGACACCGCCGACCGCGCGCAGGTCGAGGCCTATCTGATCCACTGCGATGCGCAGGGGCTGGCCAAATCCACCCGCGCGCGGCGTTTGTCGTCGATCAAGCAGCTCTACCGTTTTGCCTTTGAGGAAGGGCTGCGCAGCGATAATCCTGCGATCCAGATTGCGGGGCCCGGCCAGGACAAGCGCCTGCCCAAGGTGCTGAGCGTCGAGGAGGTCGACCGATTGCTGGACGCCGCGCGCGGGCTGGGCCGCACCCCCGCCGACCGGCTGCGCAACACCTGCCTGATGGAGCTGCTCTATGCCACCGGCATGCGCGTGACCGAATTGGTGAGCCTGCCCGTCGCTGCCGCGCGCGGCGATCCGCGCCTGCTGCTGATCCTGGGCAAGGGCGGCAAGGAACGGATGGTGCCCCTGTCACCCGACGCGCGCGATGCGCTGGCCGCTTGGCTGATCCAGCGCGACAGCGATGAGGCCGCCGCACGGGCCGCCAAACCTACGCCTGCATCGCGGTTCCTGTTTCCCTCGCGCGGGGTCGCGGGGCATCTGACGCGGCACCGCTTTTATCTGCTTATCAAGGAAATCGCGGTCGCGGCCGGCGTCTCCCCCGACAAGGTGACACCGCACACGCTGCGCCATGCCTTTGCCACCCATCTGCTGGCCGGCGGTGCCGATCTGCGCGCGATCCAGACGATGCTGGGCCACGCCGATGTGGCCACGACCGAGATCTACACCCATGTGCTCGACGCGCGCCTTGCAGAGCTGGTGCTGGATCATCACCCCCTGTCCGAGACCGGCACGCGCAAGGGGTCGGGCAAGACATCCTCGGACGGCCAATAG
- a CDS encoding helix-turn-helix transcriptional regulator → MSGYAEMLEVTPTHLARCVKAATGKTAAELLTERTLHAARVLLETSTHPACNISRHLGFGSPAYFTRFMQQHTGLTPRQLRGPRASVPAAMGSDQRNMSRRDKFNPIRDIDAAPVLVPDERKEPRQAMAAQ, encoded by the coding sequence ATGAGCGGCTACGCCGAAATGCTTGAAGTCACGCCGACCCATCTGGCGCGATGCGTCAAGGCCGCCACCGGCAAGACCGCCGCCGAGCTTTTGACCGAACGCACCCTGCACGCCGCGCGCGTGTTGCTTGAGACCTCGACCCACCCCGCCTGCAATATCTCGCGGCATCTGGGCTTTGGCAGCCCCGCCTATTTCACCCGTTTCATGCAGCAGCATACCGGGCTGACCCCGCGTCAGCTGCGCGGTCCGCGCGCATCCGTCCCCGCGGCGATGGGCAGCGATCAAAGGAACATGTCGCGCAGGGACAAGTTTAATCCCATTCGCGACATTGACGCGGCCCCCGTTCTTGTGCCTGATGAGCGAAAGGAGCCACGCCAAGCGATGGCTGCGCAATAA
- a CDS encoding metallophosphoesterase family protein: MRHRDLGVLEGDVLVFGGPYSNAQATQALLARARELAIPGDRMICTGDTVAYCGGARETVAALRDSGCAVLAGNCEIQLAQDAEDCGCGFADGSACDLLSNAWYAHARAVVPAADKAWMADLPGVITFEQAGKRFGVLHGGMRDVAQFIWETDEDALFAREWAALERAVGPVDAVIAGHCGLPFLRLTARGAWMNAGVIGMPPHDGDPATRYGVLSDGQMRIERLSYDHKTAMAEMRAAFLPPAYHDALQSGYWPSEDVLPDPLRVPVSDRG; this comes from the coding sequence ATGCGACACCGTGATCTTGGCGTGCTGGAGGGGGATGTGCTGGTCTTTGGCGGGCCCTATTCCAATGCGCAGGCCACGCAGGCGCTGCTGGCGCGCGCGCGGGAACTGGCGATCCCCGGCGATCGCATGATCTGCACCGGCGACACGGTGGCGTATTGCGGCGGTGCGCGGGAGACGGTGGCCGCATTGCGCGACAGCGGGTGCGCCGTGCTGGCCGGCAATTGTGAAATCCAGCTGGCGCAGGATGCCGAGGATTGTGGCTGCGGTTTCGCCGACGGCAGCGCCTGCGATCTGCTCAGCAACGCGTGGTACGCCCACGCCCGCGCCGTGGTGCCCGCCGCAGACAAGGCGTGGATGGCCGATCTGCCCGGCGTCATCACGTTCGAGCAGGCGGGAAAACGCTTTGGCGTGCTCCACGGCGGGATGCGCGATGTGGCGCAATTCATCTGGGAAACGGATGAGGACGCGCTTTTTGCGCGCGAATGGGCCGCGCTTGAGAGGGCCGTGGGACCGGTGGACGCAGTGATTGCGGGCCATTGCGGCCTGCCGTTCCTGCGCCTGACCGCGCGCGGGGCGTGGATGAACGCGGGCGTCATCGGCATGCCCCCGCACGATGGCGACCCGGCGACACGCTACGGTGTGCTCAGCGACGGGCAGATGCGGATCGAGCGGTTGTCATACGATCACAAAACGGCAATGGCCGAAATGCGCGCCGCCTTCCTGCCGCCCGCCTACCACGACGCGTTGCAAAGCGGCTATTGGCCGTCCGAGGATGTCTTGCCCGACCCCTTGCGCGTGCCGGTCTCGGACAGGGGGTGA
- the ssb gene encoding single-stranded DNA-binding protein, translated as MAGSVNKVILIGNLGRDPEVRSFQNGGKVCNLRIATSENWKDRNTGERREKTEWHTVAIFNEGLVRIAEQYLKKGSKIYVEGQLETRKWQDQSGADRYSTEVVLRNYGGTLTMLDGRDGGGGGGMGGGGGGGYDDRGSIGGGGYDQGGGYGGGSGGGQGSGGGGGGARDLDDEIPF; from the coding sequence ATGGCAGGCTCCGTCAACAAGGTCATCCTCATCGGCAATCTCGGGCGCGACCCCGAAGTGCGCAGTTTTCAAAATGGCGGCAAGGTGTGCAACCTGCGCATTGCCACGTCCGAAAACTGGAAAGACCGCAACACCGGCGAGCGGCGCGAAAAGACCGAATGGCACACGGTCGCGATCTTCAACGAGGGTCTGGTGCGCATTGCCGAGCAGTACCTCAAGAAAGGCTCCAAGATCTATGTCGAGGGGCAGCTGGAAACGCGCAAGTGGCAGGACCAATCTGGCGCCGACCGCTATTCGACCGAGGTCGTGCTGCGCAACTACGGCGGCACGCTGACCATGCTCGACGGGCGTGACGGCGGCGGCGGGGGCGGAATGGGCGGCGGCGGTGGCGGCGGTTACGATGATCGCGGATCCATCGGCGGTGGTGGCTACGATCAGGGCGGCGGCTACGGCGGTGGCTCTGGTGGCGGTCAGGGCTCCGGCGGTGGCGGCGGTGGCGCGCGCGACCTCGACGACGAAATCCCGTTCTGA
- a CDS encoding ABC transporter permease, with protein MGPAAGIIGGMSQQLTPVWIALVVTFVLSITFKRKLGLYGKLFDSTVGMIGFGLVMFWVYAGFMGGVLEWIVTHDTLSQSSGMKNKLPGTPLRGAEEGEYAWFLLGGDNLARDIFSRLFAGAWIVVVIAPLATLFAFMVGITLGLPAGYYGGKLDTFLSFLANLILAFPVILLFFLLVTPEIVLTGIPNYMAAVLFFFPIVFLTVLLNSRFYTQPSVRTPLLIVVIGGMFWAYLAMISNDGTIVDNPDTTIPGLPTFLDWIPMPSEVLVVFVSVVFVNSPTVFRIVRGLALDIKTRDYVAAAQTRGEGPWYIMLWEILPNARGPLIVDFCLRIGYTTILLGTLGFFGLGLESESPDWGTTINAGRRLLSIYPHAAIAPALALLTLVLGLNLLADGLREESLRD; from the coding sequence ATGGGCCCGGCGGCGGGCATCATCGGCGGGATGAGCCAACAACTGACACCGGTATGGATCGCGCTGGTAGTGACCTTCGTGCTGTCGATCACGTTCAAGCGTAAGCTGGGCCTCTACGGCAAGCTCTTTGACAGCACCGTGGGGATGATCGGCTTTGGCCTTGTGATGTTCTGGGTCTACGCCGGTTTCATGGGCGGCGTGCTGGAATGGATCGTCACCCACGACACGCTGAGCCAGTCGTCGGGCATGAAGAACAAACTGCCCGGCACGCCCCTGCGCGGTGCGGAGGAAGGCGAATACGCCTGGTTCCTGCTGGGCGGTGACAACCTGGCACGCGACATCTTCAGCCGCCTGTTCGCGGGCGCCTGGATCGTGGTGGTGATCGCGCCGCTGGCGACGCTGTTTGCGTTCATGGTGGGGATCACGCTGGGGCTGCCTGCGGGCTACTACGGCGGGAAGCTGGATACGTTCCTGTCGTTTCTGGCCAACCTCATCCTCGCCTTCCCGGTGATCTTGCTGTTCTTTTTGCTGGTCACGCCGGAAATCGTGCTGACGGGGATTCCGAACTATATGGCGGCGGTGCTGTTCTTCTTTCCCATCGTGTTCCTCACGGTGCTGCTGAACTCCCGCTTCTACACGCAACCTTCGGTGCGCACGCCCCTGCTGATTGTGGTAATCGGGGGGATGTTCTGGGCCTATCTGGCGATGATCTCGAACGACGGGACCATCGTGGACAATCCCGATACCACCATTCCCGGCCTACCGACGTTCCTTGACTGGATCCCGATGCCGTCGGAAGTGCTGGTGGTATTCGTGTCGGTGGTGTTCGTGAACTCGCCCACGGTGTTCCGCATCGTGCGGGGCCTGGCACTGGACATCAAGACACGCGACTACGTCGCCGCCGCGCAGACCCGTGGCGAGGGCCCGTGGTACATCATGCTGTGGGAGATCCTGCCAAACGCGCGCGGACCGCTGATCGTCGATTTCTGCCTGCGCATCGGCTATACGACGATCCTTCTAGGCACGCTGGGCTTTTTCGGCCTCGGGCTGGAATCCGAGAGCCCGGATTGGGGCACCACGATCAACGCCGGGCGCCGGTTGCTGAGCATTTACCCCCACGCGGCAATTGCGCCTGCGCTGGCGCTGCTGACGCTGGTGCTGGGTCTGAACCTGCTGGCCGACGGCCTGCGCGAGGAAAGCCTGCGCGACTAA
- a CDS encoding shikimate kinase — protein MSEIEHTPADNRHSPPRFRLRKTVAMVGMMGSGKTAVGRAVAAKLAVPFLDSDAEIERAANLSVPEIFTRDGEPFFRKRETEVIRRLLETETGILSTGGGAYLAAENRANIARAGVAVWLDADLDLLWNRVRHKDTRPLLRTPDPRATLAEIFAVRTPIYREAELRVPCAPGLSIDAMADRVIATLATRADVLESLDG, from the coding sequence ATGAGCGAAATTGAGCATACCCCGGCAGATAACCGCCATTCCCCGCCCCGTTTCCGGCTGCGCAAAACCGTGGCGATGGTCGGCATGATGGGGTCTGGCAAGACGGCCGTGGGTCGCGCGGTGGCCGCCAAACTGGCTGTGCCCTTCCTCGACAGCGATGCGGAGATCGAGCGCGCGGCGAACCTGTCGGTGCCCGAAATCTTTACCCGCGACGGAGAGCCGTTTTTCCGCAAGCGCGAAACCGAAGTGATCCGCCGCCTGCTGGAGACGGAGACGGGCATCCTGTCGACGGGCGGCGGCGCCTATCTTGCGGCGGAAAACCGGGCCAACATCGCGCGCGCGGGCGTGGCGGTCTGGCTTGATGCGGATCTTGATCTGCTGTGGAACCGCGTGCGCCACAAGGACACGCGCCCGCTGCTGCGCACCCCCGATCCGCGCGCCACGCTGGCGGAGATCTTTGCCGTGCGCACGCCAATCTACCGCGAGGCGGAATTGCGTGTGCCCTGCGCGCCGGGCCTCAGCATCGACGCCATGGCCGACCGCGTCATTGCGACCCTCGCCACCCGCGCGGATGTTCTGGAGAGCCTCGATGGTTGA
- a CDS encoding HlyC/CorC family transporter: MDTATATASADPNILGLALIILFLLVLSGFFSGSETALTAASRGKLRSQADKGSAGAQRALKITEDNERLIGSVLLGNNLVNILAAALATTLFTGLFGEGGVAMATLVMTLLVLIFAEVLPKTYAITNAETAASLVSRPISLVVTVFAPVVSIVRLLVRTMLRVMGVAVDPDSNILAVREEIAGALSLGHSEGVVEKEDRDRILGALDLRERVVEEIMLHRSGIEMINAEDDPADILEQCLQSNHTRLPVYRDEQENIIGVIHAKDLLRAMYKLIGGPDGDAAKLKNFDIRDVAMEPYFVPETSTLDEQMRQFLHRRTHFALVVDEYGSLQGLITLEDILEEIVGEITDEFDPDGDIGLKPSADGHYLVEGAMTIRDLNRANDWNLPDEEANTVAGLVIHEAQMIPTRGQVFSFHGFRFEVTDRTGNRITELKIRKL; this comes from the coding sequence ATGGACACGGCCACGGCAACGGCAAGCGCAGATCCCAACATACTGGGGCTCGCGCTCATCATCCTGTTTCTGCTGGTGCTCAGCGGGTTCTTTTCGGGGTCCGAGACGGCGCTGACGGCGGCCTCACGCGGGAAACTGCGCAGCCAGGCCGACAAGGGATCGGCGGGTGCGCAGCGCGCGCTCAAGATCACCGAGGATAATGAGCGGCTGATCGGCTCGGTCCTGCTGGGCAACAATCTGGTGAACATCCTTGCCGCCGCGCTGGCCACCACGCTCTTTACCGGGCTGTTTGGCGAGGGGGGCGTGGCAATGGCCACGCTGGTGATGACGCTGCTGGTGCTGATCTTTGCCGAGGTGCTGCCCAAGACCTACGCGATCACCAACGCGGAAACCGCCGCCTCGCTGGTGTCGCGGCCAATCTCGCTGGTGGTCACCGTGTTTGCCCCCGTGGTGAGCATCGTGCGCCTGCTGGTGCGGACCATGCTGCGGGTCATGGGCGTGGCCGTCGACCCCGATAGCAACATCCTCGCCGTGCGCGAGGAAATCGCGGGCGCGCTGTCGCTGGGCCATTCCGAGGGCGTCGTCGAAAAGGAGGACCGTGATCGCATCCTTGGCGCGCTGGATCTGCGGGAGCGCGTGGTCGAAGAGATCATGCTGCACCGCTCCGGCATCGAGATGATCAACGCCGAGGATGATCCCGCGGATATCCTTGAGCAGTGCCTGCAATCGAACCACACCCGCCTGCCCGTCTACCGCGACGAGCAGGAGAACATCATCGGCGTCATCCACGCCAAAGACCTCTTGCGCGCGATGTACAAGCTGATCGGCGGGCCGGACGGCGATGCGGCCAAGCTCAAGAACTTCGATATCCGCGATGTGGCGATGGAGCCGTATTTCGTGCCGGAAACCTCGACGCTGGACGAGCAGATGCGCCAGTTCCTGCACCGGCGCACGCATTTTGCGCTGGTCGTGGACGAATACGGCTCGCTTCAGGGGCTGATCACGCTCGAGGACATCCTCGAAGAGATCGTGGGCGAGATCACGGATGAATTCGACCCCGACGGCGATATCGGGCTCAAACCCTCGGCGGACGGGCATTATCTGGTCGAGGGCGCGATGACGATCCGGGATCTCAACCGCGCAAATGACTGGAACCTGCCCGATGAGGAGGCCAACACCGTCGCAGGTCTGGTCATCCACGAGGCACAGATGATCCCGACGCGCGGACAGGTGTTTTCGTTCCACGGCTTCCGGTTCGAGGTCACCGACCGCACCGGCAACCGCATTACCGAGCTGAAGATCCGCAAGCTCTAG
- the miaA gene encoding tRNA (adenosine(37)-N6)-dimethylallyltransferase MiaA, translating into MSDEDRAALIAAAGRDRPVLIAGPTASGKSALALAIAEAQGGVIVNADASQIYDCWRVITARPTADEEARAPHRLYGHVGARETYSTGHWLREVAPLLAGGPRPIIVGGTGLYFRALTEGLAEIPATPPEVRARGDAMTLDALLAELDGPTAAGIDCANRARVQRAWEVWQATGRGLSQWQAETSAPLLEPDACLRIAVTVEADWLNARIARRFDAMIAGGALDEIAAVAPDYDPALPAHRAIGVPELMAHHRGDIPLDAAREAAVIATRQYAKRQRTWQRSKMGDWRRWCPAP; encoded by the coding sequence ATGTCTGATGAGGATCGCGCGGCGCTGATCGCCGCCGCCGGGCGGGACCGGCCCGTGCTGATCGCGGGGCCGACGGCCTCGGGCAAATCGGCGCTGGCGCTGGCGATTGCCGAGGCGCAGGGCGGTGTGATCGTGAACGCGGATGCCAGCCAGATCTACGACTGCTGGCGGGTGATCACCGCGCGCCCCACTGCGGACGAAGAGGCCCGCGCGCCGCACCGTCTGTACGGTCATGTGGGCGCGCGGGAGACCTATTCCACTGGCCACTGGCTGCGCGAGGTGGCGCCGCTGCTGGCGGGCGGGCCGCGCCCGATCATCGTGGGCGGTACGGGTCTCTATTTCCGCGCGCTGACCGAGGGGCTGGCGGAGATCCCGGCCACGCCCCCCGAGGTGCGCGCGCGCGGCGATGCGATGACGCTGGACGCGCTGCTCGCAGAGCTGGATGGCCCTACAGCGGCGGGCATCGACTGTGCCAACCGGGCGCGGGTGCAGCGCGCGTGGGAAGTCTGGCAAGCCACCGGGCGCGGGCTTTCGCAGTGGCAGGCGGAGACGTCCGCCCCGCTGCTGGAACCCGATGCCTGTCTGCGCATCGCGGTTACGGTCGAGGCAGACTGGCTCAACGCCCGCATTGCCCGGCGGTTCGACGCGATGATCGCGGGTGGCGCGCTTGACGAGATCGCGGCAGTGGCGCCGGATTACGACCCCGCCCTGCCCGCGCACCGCGCCATTGGCGTGCCCGAATTGATGGCCCATCACCGGGGCGACATCCCGCTGGACGCCGCCCGCGAGGCGGCTGTGATCGCCACCCGGCAATACGCCAAGCGACAGCGCACCTGGCAACGCTCGAAAATGGGCGATTGGCGGCGCTGGTGCCCTGCGCCCTGA